The Apium graveolens cultivar Ventura chromosome 6, ASM990537v1, whole genome shotgun sequence genome contains a region encoding:
- the LOC141665418 gene encoding uncharacterized protein LOC141665418, with translation MTMKDVVQNADVVAGMLDINSVEVKVLVDSGASRSFIAESVIARLKCIAYPFEPNLIREVANQERVTSKRVCPICDRIIEGRHFFADLILFKLGEFDILLGIDWFSNHYMQIECRSKKVKLETKDGIEVIFKGKKQGEKFLMAIQTKRLLRHGCEAYLAHVKDVEKESLRIEYIPVVKDFPNVLPDELPGLPLDREVEFTFYLAPGTKSILKAPYQIKPVEIKELAM, from the coding sequence atgacaatgaaagatgttgtGCAGAATGCagatgtggtggcaggtatgcttgatataaactcagtagaagttaAAGTGTTAGTAGATTCCGGAGCAAGTAGATCCTTTATTGCTGAAAGTGTTATTGCTAGATTAAAGTGTATTGCATACCCTTTCGAACCTAATTTGATTAGAGAAGTAGCGAATCAAGAAAGAGTTACTTCCAAGAGAGTCTGTCCCATTTGCGATAggattatagaaggtcggcactttttcGCTGACTTAATTctttttaagttaggagaattcgacatTCTATTAGGGATAGATTGGTTTTCAAACCACTATATGCAAATCGAATGTAGaagcaagaaagtgaaattaGAGACCAAGGATGGTattgaagtgatattcaaaggaaagaagcAAGGGGAGAAGTTTCTGATGGCTATCCAAACGAAGAGACTGTTACGACATGGGTGTGAAGCATATTTAGCACATGTGAAGGATGTAGAAAAGGAGTCCTTAAGGATTGAATATATTCCAGTAGTTAAAGATTTTCCCAATGTGcttccagatgaattacctggatTACCTTTAGATCGAGAGGTCGAGTTTACGTTttatttggctcctggaacgaaATCAATATTGAAAGCTCCCTATCAAATAAAGCCTGTCGAGATAAAAGAGTTAGCGATGTAG